The following proteins are co-located in the Clavibacter capsici genome:
- a CDS encoding recombinase family protein, whose product MIALAEDMRGRRASLRVLNLGRGDMETATPIGSTVFTVMAALAYMGLEIARERITNSVSKRRAAGKDLSGRRQAFTDSQVKNAARPIDAGEPTVQVARDLSTSRATLYRQLRDRQRAEAATAITS is encoded by the coding sequence ATGATCGCCCTGGCTGAGGACATGCGGGGGAGGCGCGCGTCGCTTCGGGTGCTGAACCTCGGCAGGGGAGACATGGAAACCGCGACCCCAATAGGGTCGACGGTCTTCACCGTGATGGCGGCGCTCGCGTACATGGGGCTCGAGATCGCGCGAGAGCGCATCACGAACTCGGTATCCAAGCGCCGGGCGGCAGGCAAGGACCTGAGTGGCCGGCGCCAGGCCTTCACCGACAGCCAGGTCAAGAACGCTGCGAGACCGATCGATGCCGGCGAGCCGACCGTCCAGGTCGCGCGCGACCTGAGCACGTCCAGGGCGACGCTGTACCGCCAACTTCGGGACCGCCAAAGAGCCGAAGCGGCAACTGCGATCACGAGCTAA
- a CDS encoding threonine aldolase family protein, which translates to MTDATATTPVSPLQLHDTAARGFASDNYSGIHPEVLEAIAAANGGHQVAYGGDAYTARLQEVVGEHFGRGAEAFPVFNGTGANVTGLLSMLPRWGAVVCATTAHINTDEGGAPERVAGIKLLQVPTEDGKLTPELIDREAWGWGDEHRAQPLAVSITQTTELGTVYTPAEVRAIADHAHERGMRLHMDGARLSNAAATLDAPFRAFTSDAGVDVVSFGGTKNGLLYGEAIVVLDPEASEGLTYLRKLNMQLASKMRFVSAQLLALLGSEVDGVPLYLRSARHANGMAARLRAALDGVDGVEFTQETQANGLFAILPEGVADRLRSEFRFYDWDPARREVRWMCSFDTTEDDIDRFAAAIRREVGAG; encoded by the coding sequence GTGACCGACGCCACCGCCACCACCCCCGTCTCCCCCCTCCAGCTCCACGACACCGCCGCCCGAGGGTTCGCCTCCGACAACTACTCCGGGATCCACCCCGAGGTGCTCGAGGCGATCGCCGCCGCGAACGGCGGGCACCAGGTCGCCTACGGCGGCGACGCCTACACGGCACGCCTGCAGGAGGTCGTGGGCGAGCACTTCGGCCGCGGCGCCGAGGCGTTCCCCGTCTTCAACGGCACGGGCGCGAACGTCACCGGGCTCCTCTCGATGCTGCCGCGCTGGGGTGCCGTGGTGTGCGCGACCACCGCGCACATCAACACCGACGAGGGCGGCGCCCCCGAGCGCGTCGCCGGGATCAAGCTGCTCCAGGTGCCCACGGAGGACGGCAAGCTCACGCCCGAGCTCATCGACCGCGAGGCGTGGGGCTGGGGCGACGAGCACCGCGCGCAGCCGCTCGCCGTGAGCATCACGCAGACCACCGAGCTCGGCACCGTCTACACGCCGGCCGAGGTGCGGGCGATCGCCGACCACGCGCACGAGCGCGGCATGCGCCTGCACATGGACGGCGCCCGCCTCTCCAACGCCGCGGCCACGCTGGACGCGCCCTTCCGCGCCTTCACGTCCGACGCGGGCGTCGACGTCGTGAGCTTCGGCGGCACCAAGAACGGCCTGCTCTACGGCGAGGCGATCGTGGTGCTCGACCCCGAGGCGTCCGAGGGGCTGACCTACCTCCGCAAGCTCAACATGCAGCTCGCCTCGAAGATGCGGTTCGTGAGCGCGCAGCTGCTGGCGCTGCTCGGATCCGAGGTCGACGGCGTGCCGCTCTACCTCCGCTCCGCCCGCCACGCCAACGGCATGGCCGCGCGCCTCCGGGCCGCTCTCGACGGCGTCGACGGCGTCGAGTTCACGCAGGAGACGCAGGCGAACGGCCTGTTCGCGATCCTGCCCGAGGGCGTCGCCGACCGCCTCCGCTCCGAGTTCCGCTTCTACGACTGGGACCCGGCCCGCCGCGAGGTCCGCTGGATGTGCTCGTTCGACACCACGGAGGACGACATCGACCGGTTCGCGGCGGCGATCCGGCGGGAGGTCGGGGCGGGGTAG
- a CDS encoding NUDIX domain-containing protein yields the protein MTRPGETVPDSRGRTGLHLRGTDLDRNPDVVVKRVEVTSDGWHVLRRTTLDLRLRDGSWQEQQRETYDRGDGATVLLYAADTHRILLTRQFRYPAYVNGHPDGMLVEAAAGLLDEDSPEDAIRREAREELGVEVVALTHLFDLFMSPGSVTERVHHYLAAYAPADVVGAGGGVAEEGEDIERIEVTLDEALAMVADGRIADGKTVILLQHVALHGFPA from the coding sequence ATGACGCGCCCCGGTGAGACCGTGCCCGACTCGCGGGGCCGCACCGGCCTCCACCTGCGCGGGACGGACCTCGACCGCAACCCCGACGTGGTCGTGAAGCGCGTCGAGGTCACCTCCGACGGCTGGCACGTGCTCCGCCGGACCACGCTCGACCTGCGGCTGCGCGACGGATCCTGGCAGGAGCAGCAGCGCGAGACGTACGACCGCGGGGACGGCGCGACCGTGCTGCTCTACGCGGCCGACACGCACCGGATCCTCCTCACACGCCAGTTCCGCTACCCCGCCTACGTCAACGGCCACCCGGACGGCATGCTCGTCGAGGCGGCGGCCGGCCTCCTCGACGAGGACTCCCCCGAGGACGCCATCCGCCGCGAGGCCCGCGAGGAGCTGGGCGTGGAGGTCGTCGCGCTCACGCACCTGTTCGACCTGTTCATGAGCCCCGGATCCGTGACCGAGCGCGTGCACCACTACCTCGCCGCGTACGCGCCCGCCGACGTCGTGGGCGCGGGCGGCGGCGTGGCCGAGGAGGGCGAGGACATCGAGCGGATCGAGGTGACGCTCGACGAGGCGCTCGCGATGGTCGCCGACGGGCGCATCGCGGACGGCAAGACGGTGATCCTGCTGCAGCACGTGGCGCTGCACGGCTTCCCCGCGTAG
- a CDS encoding NAD(P)/FAD-dependent oxidoreductase, translating into MTAAPGTTAHHDVLVIGGGNAGLSVAGRLRRYGVDDVAVIEPRDTHYYQPMFSHVAGGTARASQATRPQGSVTPKGVTWIQDRVAGIDPVAKAVTLASGRGVSYGQLIVCPGIQKDWDRVPGLAEAMASPVGISNYEHHHAAKASKVLRDVRSGTVVFTQPDGPGTCSGASQKPMYLACDHWRAIGVLDDIRVVLVVPTPTMFGMPLIDAELERKVAEYGIEVRYGRELVGVDPAARTVEIGGVDRSRALLGPDHAAQQGLDDAERETLPYDVLHAVPPQSAPDWLAGTGLAAPGDAGGFVEVDPLTLRHPRFPDVWALGDAAATTNSKSGGALRQQTTTVAKNLVAALKGKPLPQTYDGYSVCPFVVSRSTVVFAEFDDRYRPKPTIPGWKGLAKERRLTFVADRYVLPWVYWNLILQGRA; encoded by the coding sequence ATGACCGCTGCCCCCGGCACGACCGCCCATCACGACGTCCTCGTCATCGGCGGGGGGAACGCCGGCCTCTCGGTCGCCGGGCGCCTCCGGCGGTACGGCGTCGACGACGTCGCGGTGATCGAGCCGCGCGACACGCACTACTACCAGCCGATGTTCTCGCACGTCGCGGGCGGCACCGCACGGGCGTCGCAGGCCACCCGGCCGCAGGGGTCCGTCACGCCGAAGGGCGTCACGTGGATCCAGGACCGCGTCGCCGGCATCGACCCGGTCGCGAAGGCGGTGACGCTCGCGTCGGGCCGCGGGGTCTCCTACGGCCAGCTGATCGTGTGCCCCGGCATCCAGAAGGACTGGGACCGCGTGCCCGGCCTCGCCGAGGCCATGGCGAGCCCGGTCGGCATCTCCAACTACGAGCACCATCACGCGGCCAAGGCGTCGAAGGTGCTGCGCGACGTGCGCTCCGGCACGGTCGTCTTCACGCAGCCCGACGGCCCCGGCACCTGCTCGGGCGCGTCGCAGAAGCCCATGTACCTCGCGTGCGACCACTGGCGCGCGATCGGCGTGCTCGACGACATCCGCGTGGTGCTCGTCGTGCCGACGCCCACGATGTTCGGCATGCCGCTCATCGACGCGGAGCTCGAGCGCAAGGTCGCCGAGTACGGCATCGAGGTGCGGTACGGGCGCGAGCTCGTGGGCGTGGATCCGGCCGCCCGCACCGTCGAGATCGGCGGCGTCGACCGCTCCCGTGCGCTCCTCGGCCCCGACCACGCCGCGCAGCAGGGCCTCGACGACGCGGAGCGCGAGACGCTCCCCTACGACGTGCTCCACGCGGTGCCGCCGCAGTCCGCGCCCGATTGGCTGGCCGGCACGGGCCTCGCGGCGCCCGGCGACGCGGGCGGCTTCGTCGAGGTGGATCCGCTGACCCTCCGCCACCCGCGCTTCCCCGACGTGTGGGCGCTCGGTGACGCGGCCGCGACCACCAACTCGAAGTCCGGCGGCGCGCTGCGCCAGCAGACCACGACGGTCGCGAAGAACCTCGTGGCCGCTCTGAAGGGGAAGCCGCTGCCGCAGACGTACGACGGGTACTCCGTGTGCCCGTTCGTGGTCTCGCGCTCGACGGTGGTGTTCGCCGAGTTCGACGACCGCTACCGCCCGAAGCCCACGATCCCCGGCTGGAAGGGCCTCGCGAAGGAGCGCCGCCTCACCTTCGTCGCGGACCGGTACGTGCTGCCGTGGGTGTACTGGAACCTGATCCTGCAGGGCCGCGCCTGA
- a CDS encoding RNA polymerase sigma factor — MQAFAQLARRHGPLMRVYAARILGSDIESDDVVQESFLTGWRRLGELESPAGIRAWLIRIVTHKAIDRIRVRRHHDDIDDWDPPAPAARGPERIVETRLQLDAVWDAVGRLPDDQRRCWLLRETAGLSYQEIADELDLPLSTVRGLLARARRFLLRELEAWR, encoded by the coding sequence GTGCAGGCGTTCGCGCAGCTGGCCCGACGCCACGGCCCGCTCATGCGCGTGTACGCGGCGCGCATCCTCGGCTCCGACATCGAGTCCGACGACGTCGTGCAGGAGTCGTTCCTCACGGGCTGGCGGCGCCTCGGGGAGCTCGAGAGCCCCGCGGGCATCCGCGCCTGGCTGATCCGCATCGTGACCCACAAGGCCATCGACCGGATCCGCGTCCGCCGCCACCACGACGACATCGACGACTGGGATCCGCCGGCGCCCGCCGCGCGCGGCCCCGAGCGCATCGTCGAGACCCGGCTCCAGCTCGACGCCGTGTGGGACGCTGTCGGCAGGCTGCCGGACGACCAGCGGAGGTGCTGGCTCCTCCGCGAGACGGCGGGCCTCAGCTACCAGGAGATCGCGGACGAGCTCGACCTCCCCCTCTCCACCGTGCGCGGCCTGCTGGCCCGGGCGCGGCGGTTCCTGCTCCGCGAACTGGAGGCATGGCGATGA
- a CDS encoding Asp23/Gls24 family envelope stress response protein: MTDVTPATASSRAAAKHTPADSAAGKNTIADGVVEKVAGIAARQVPGVHDLGNGAARAVGAIRNVIGQQDRGQGISVEVGEKQVAADIVVVAEYPVALQDLADRIRESVTDAISQVVGMDVTEVNVTVSDVHIPSDDKDEDDAAKSRVQ, from the coding sequence ATGACCGACGTCACCCCCGCCACCGCCTCCAGCCGCGCCGCCGCCAAGCACACGCCCGCCGACTCGGCCGCCGGCAAGAACACGATCGCCGACGGCGTCGTCGAGAAGGTCGCGGGCATCGCGGCCCGCCAGGTCCCCGGCGTCCACGACCTCGGCAACGGCGCGGCCCGTGCCGTCGGCGCGATCCGCAACGTCATCGGCCAGCAGGACCGCGGCCAGGGCATCTCCGTCGAGGTCGGCGAGAAGCAGGTTGCCGCGGACATCGTGGTCGTCGCCGAGTACCCCGTCGCGCTGCAGGACCTCGCCGACCGGATCCGCGAGTCCGTCACCGACGCGATCTCGCAGGTCGTCGGCATGGACGTGACCGAGGTCAACGTCACCGTCTCCGACGTGCACATCCCGTCGGACGACAAGGACGAGGACGACGCCGCGAAGAGCCGCGTCCAGTAG
- a CDS encoding septum formation family protein: MTTAARRTTLPAALAALLVAAALSGCSPQQIADLIPHDAPRDEKGAVTASGRTDVFDLRQGDCIEDQSLVDSVSGEDTDGVAQEVTAVRTVACSDPHDFEAYREVTLTGGSDYPGSDPVDAQADDACGTAFDSFIGFDYQDSIYDYTYYQPTAEGWMTGDRIVTCLVGDPAGKTTGSLAGIGR; the protein is encoded by the coding sequence ATGACCACCGCCGCCCGCCGCACCACCCTGCCCGCCGCGCTCGCGGCCCTCCTCGTCGCCGCCGCGCTGAGCGGATGCTCACCGCAGCAGATCGCCGACCTGATCCCCCACGACGCCCCGCGCGACGAGAAGGGGGCCGTCACCGCGAGCGGCAGGACCGACGTCTTCGACCTGCGCCAGGGCGACTGCATCGAGGACCAGTCGCTCGTCGACAGCGTCTCGGGCGAGGACACGGACGGGGTCGCCCAGGAGGTGACCGCGGTGCGCACGGTGGCGTGCTCCGACCCGCACGACTTCGAGGCGTACCGGGAGGTGACCCTCACGGGCGGGTCCGACTACCCCGGCTCGGATCCGGTCGACGCGCAGGCCGACGACGCGTGCGGCACGGCGTTCGACTCCTTCATCGGCTTCGACTACCAGGACTCGATCTACGACTACACGTACTACCAGCCCACGGCCGAGGGCTGGATGACCGGCGACCGCATCGTGACGTGCCTGGTCGGCGATCCGGCAGGCAAGACCACGGGCTCGCTCGCCGGCATCGGCCGGTAG
- a CDS encoding ABC transporter permease gives MSTTSATRRGTAPTFAQSTMLVTGREVRMRLRSKSFLISTGILLVGILVSIVVSGFLATQAGSGDGDTTRVAVVGAAQQAVSGAPSLEGVPADSVEDAQAMVRDGDVEAAVVPDPQADSDGAVLVIGDTSAPDGVVSALTDTPRVELLDEPATNPGVAYLVAIAFGLVFFISALTFGQIIAQSVVEEKQTRVVELLMSTIPVRALLAGKVLGNSILAFTQIALIALMTGVGLLVTDQTALLAIVGPAVLWFVVFFLFGFVLLASLFAAAASLVSRQEDVGAVTAPVTYLVMIPYFAVIFFNDNPVVMTIMSYVPFSAPVGMPMRLFLGEAEWWEPLLSLLVLIATTAVVVALGSRIYSNSLLRTGSRVKLKDALKG, from the coding sequence GTGAGCACCACCAGCGCCACCCGACGGGGCACGGCCCCGACGTTCGCCCAGTCCACGATGCTCGTGACCGGCCGCGAGGTGCGCATGCGCCTGCGCAGCAAGTCGTTCCTCATCAGCACCGGGATCCTGCTCGTCGGGATCCTGGTCTCCATCGTCGTCAGCGGGTTCCTCGCCACGCAGGCCGGCAGCGGCGACGGCGACACCACCCGCGTGGCCGTCGTCGGCGCCGCCCAGCAGGCCGTGTCCGGCGCCCCGTCGCTGGAGGGCGTGCCCGCCGACAGCGTCGAGGACGCGCAGGCGATGGTGCGCGACGGCGACGTGGAGGCGGCCGTCGTCCCCGACCCCCAGGCGGACTCCGACGGCGCCGTGCTCGTGATCGGCGACACCTCCGCCCCGGACGGCGTCGTCAGCGCCCTCACCGACACCCCGCGCGTCGAGCTGCTCGACGAGCCGGCCACCAACCCGGGCGTCGCCTACCTCGTGGCGATCGCGTTCGGCCTCGTGTTCTTCATCTCGGCGCTGACGTTCGGGCAGATCATCGCCCAGAGCGTGGTGGAGGAGAAGCAGACCCGGGTGGTCGAGCTGCTCATGTCCACGATCCCCGTGCGGGCGCTGCTCGCGGGCAAGGTGCTCGGCAACAGCATCCTGGCGTTCACGCAGATCGCGCTCATCGCCCTGATGACCGGCGTCGGCCTCCTCGTGACGGACCAGACAGCGCTGCTCGCGATCGTCGGCCCCGCGGTGCTGTGGTTCGTGGTGTTCTTCCTGTTCGGGTTCGTGCTGCTCGCGTCGCTCTTCGCGGCGGCGGCGTCGCTCGTCTCCCGCCAGGAGGACGTGGGCGCCGTCACGGCCCCGGTCACGTACCTCGTGATGATCCCGTACTTCGCGGTCATCTTCTTCAACGACAACCCCGTGGTGATGACGATCATGTCGTACGTCCCGTTCTCGGCCCCGGTCGGGATGCCGATGCGCCTGTTCCTCGGCGAGGCCGAGTGGTGGGAGCCGCTCCTGTCGCTCCTCGTGCTCATCGCGACGACCGCCGTGGTGGTGGCCCTCGGATCCCGCATCTACAGCAACTCGCTGCTGCGCACCGGATCCCGCGTGAAGCTGAAGGACGCGCTGAAGGGATGA
- a CDS encoding ABC transporter ATP-binding protein: MLEVHNVTRSFGDRRVLDDVSFAVRPGRLTGFVGGNGAGKTTTMRIMLGVLTADSGTVSLNGSDLGTSSRRTFGYMPEERGLYPKMKLQEQIVYLGRLHGMSAADATASTERLLERLSLGERRNDPIESLSLGNQQRAQIAASLVHDPEVLVLDEPFSGLDPLAVETVLGVLTERAAQGVPVLFSSHQLDIVERLCDDVVVIAEGRIRASGDREELRDQHSRPLTELLIDGDGGWVRDVPGVDVVEFDGGYVLFEAEEEARQRVLAEAVSRGSVTGFTRRRPTLSEIFQEVVQ, encoded by the coding sequence GTGCTCGAAGTCCACAACGTCACGCGATCGTTCGGGGACCGCCGCGTCCTCGACGACGTGTCCTTCGCCGTGCGGCCGGGGAGGCTGACCGGCTTCGTCGGCGGCAACGGCGCCGGCAAGACCACCACCATGCGGATCATGCTCGGCGTGCTCACCGCCGACTCCGGCACCGTGTCGCTGAACGGCAGCGACCTCGGCACCTCCAGCCGCCGCACGTTCGGCTACATGCCCGAGGAGCGCGGCCTCTACCCGAAGATGAAGCTGCAGGAGCAGATCGTCTACCTCGGCCGCCTGCACGGCATGAGCGCCGCCGACGCGACCGCCAGCACCGAGCGACTGCTCGAGCGCCTCAGCCTCGGCGAGCGCCGCAACGACCCCATCGAGTCGCTGTCGCTCGGCAACCAGCAGCGGGCGCAGATCGCGGCGAGCCTCGTGCACGACCCCGAGGTGCTCGTGCTCGACGAGCCGTTCTCGGGCCTCGACCCGCTCGCGGTCGAGACCGTCCTCGGCGTCCTCACCGAGCGCGCCGCGCAGGGCGTGCCCGTGCTCTTCTCCTCGCACCAGCTCGACATCGTGGAGCGCCTCTGCGACGACGTGGTCGTCATCGCCGAGGGCCGGATCCGCGCATCCGGCGACCGCGAGGAGCTGCGCGACCAGCACAGCCGCCCCCTCACGGAGCTCCTCATCGACGGCGACGGCGGCTGGGTGCGCGACGTGCCCGGCGTCGACGTCGTCGAGTTCGACGGCGGCTACGTGCTCTTCGAGGCCGAGGAGGAGGCGCGCCAGCGCGTGCTCGCCGAGGCCGTCTCCCGTGGATCCGTCACCGGGTTCACGCGCCGCCGCCCCACCCTCAGCGAGATCTTCCAGGAGGTCGTCCAGTGA
- a CDS encoding SMP-30/gluconolactonase/LRE family protein — protein MSVTTWDAVPLATVRSEHAEAPLWDAVRGTLLWADQYVGIVREATLDPGTLAVGPVTETHVGGPVGAVVRHADGGHVLAARDGFVRLTAEGELIPMADVLPADGIRRRMNDGEVDPRGRLWAGSMAFDKTPGAGALYLLDRGRATTVLEGVTISNGTAFSADGAEMLYIDTTTQQVRRFRVTDEGGLADPEVVVEIDPADGHPDGMCVDDEGRLWVALWGGSEVRRYSPTGEHVGSVRVDAPQVSSCAFVGPDRDVLVITTSQEGYAPEDSARHPRAGMLFAVRPGVTGPGPSAYA, from the coding sequence ATGAGCGTCACCACGTGGGACGCCGTGCCCCTCGCCACCGTCCGCTCCGAGCACGCGGAGGCGCCGCTCTGGGACGCGGTCCGCGGCACCCTCCTCTGGGCCGACCAGTACGTCGGCATCGTGCGCGAGGCCACGCTGGATCCGGGCACACTCGCGGTCGGCCCCGTCACCGAGACGCACGTGGGCGGCCCGGTCGGGGCGGTCGTCCGCCACGCGGACGGCGGCCACGTGCTCGCCGCGCGCGACGGCTTCGTCCGCCTCACGGCGGAGGGCGAGCTGATCCCCATGGCGGACGTGCTCCCGGCCGACGGCATCCGGCGCCGCATGAACGACGGCGAGGTGGATCCGCGGGGCCGGCTCTGGGCGGGATCCATGGCCTTCGACAAGACGCCCGGGGCCGGCGCGCTCTACCTCCTCGACCGCGGCCGCGCGACGACGGTGCTCGAGGGCGTCACCATCTCCAACGGCACCGCGTTCTCGGCCGACGGCGCCGAGATGCTCTACATCGACACGACCACGCAGCAGGTGCGGCGCTTCCGCGTCACCGACGAGGGCGGGCTGGCGGATCCCGAGGTGGTGGTCGAGATCGACCCCGCCGACGGCCACCCCGACGGCATGTGCGTCGACGACGAGGGGCGCCTCTGGGTCGCGCTCTGGGGCGGCAGCGAGGTGCGCCGCTACTCCCCGACCGGCGAGCACGTCGGGTCCGTGCGGGTCGACGCGCCTCAGGTCTCCAGCTGCGCCTTCGTCGGCCCCGACCGCGACGTGCTCGTGATCACGACCTCGCAGGAGGGCTACGCGCCCGAGGACTCGGCCCGGCATCCGCGCGCGGGGATGCTGTTCGCGGTGCGGCCGGGCGTCACCGGCCCGGGGCCGAGCGCCTACGCGTAG
- a CDS encoding SDR family NAD(P)-dependent oxidoreductase, which yields MLIDLRDRVVVVSGAAQGIGRAIAERFLEEGCRVFGLDLRFGDALPEGITAIVADVTDPASVQAAVARVLEEAGRVDVLVNNAGINVEGTVETLEPARFQAAFDVNVGGVFLLSQAVIPAMKAAGGGRIVNAASFAAVVPSVGAAAYGASKAAVVQFTRVLASELGPWGITVNAYAPGMIPTAMNGFAEMPEPAQDRLLDTLSIRRWERPDDVADLLVFLASDRAGYITGTLVDVSGGKLATQMPQRAYEGEGAPERGPRDGAAPGDPR from the coding sequence ATGCTCATCGACCTCCGCGACAGGGTCGTCGTCGTGTCCGGTGCCGCTCAGGGCATCGGCCGTGCCATCGCCGAGCGCTTCCTCGAGGAGGGGTGCCGGGTCTTCGGGCTCGACCTCCGCTTCGGCGACGCGCTGCCGGAGGGGATCACCGCGATCGTCGCCGACGTCACCGACCCGGCGTCCGTGCAGGCCGCCGTCGCGCGGGTCCTGGAGGAGGCCGGCCGCGTCGACGTGCTCGTGAACAACGCGGGGATCAACGTCGAGGGGACGGTCGAGACGCTCGAGCCCGCGCGCTTCCAGGCCGCGTTCGACGTGAACGTCGGCGGGGTGTTCCTGCTCTCGCAGGCCGTCATCCCGGCCATGAAGGCGGCGGGAGGCGGGCGCATCGTCAACGCGGCGTCGTTCGCGGCCGTCGTCCCGAGCGTCGGCGCGGCCGCGTACGGAGCATCGAAGGCGGCCGTCGTGCAGTTCACGCGCGTGCTCGCGAGCGAGCTGGGGCCCTGGGGCATCACCGTCAACGCGTACGCGCCCGGCATGATCCCCACGGCCATGAACGGCTTCGCCGAGATGCCCGAGCCCGCGCAGGACCGCCTGCTCGACACCCTCAGCATCCGCCGGTGGGAGCGGCCCGACGACGTGGCCGACCTGCTCGTGTTCCTCGCGAGCGACCGCGCCGGGTACATCACGGGCACGCTCGTCGACGTGAGCGGCGGCAAGCTCGCGACGCAGATGCCGCAGCGCGCGTACGAGGGCGAGGGCGCCCCGGAGCGCGGGCCGCGGGACGGCGCCGCCCCGGGGGATCCCCGATGA
- a CDS encoding SDR family oxidoreductase, translating into MAGARTRDDDGGDAPGEGAASPRTLWVSGAGSGVGRATAVAAARDGWHLVLSGRRREALEETRALVGAAGSAAVVAPLDITDDAALAGVVAGLDRLDGIVVAAGLNAPRRSWADQDLADFDRIVATNLTGTAHQVAAALPLLRASGGTVVLVSSYAAWTHSPGAGVAYSASKTALATLVRDLNAQEAGSGIRATHLCPGTIDSDFLALRPTVPDAAERAAMLTPDDVARAAMFVLASPPHVRVDELVLSPMSQRGGF; encoded by the coding sequence ATGGCCGGAGCACGCACGCGGGACGATGACGGCGGCGATGCGCCTGGGGAGGGAGCGGCGAGCCCGCGGACCCTCTGGGTGAGCGGCGCCGGATCCGGCGTGGGCCGCGCGACCGCCGTCGCCGCCGCCCGCGACGGCTGGCACCTCGTGCTGTCGGGCCGCCGCCGGGAGGCGCTCGAGGAGACGCGCGCGCTCGTGGGGGCAGCGGGATCCGCCGCGGTCGTCGCCCCGCTCGACATCACCGACGACGCCGCGCTCGCCGGCGTGGTGGCGGGCCTCGACCGGCTCGACGGGATCGTGGTGGCGGCCGGCCTCAACGCCCCGCGCCGCTCGTGGGCCGACCAGGACCTCGCCGACTTCGACCGGATCGTCGCGACCAACCTCACCGGCACCGCGCACCAGGTCGCCGCCGCTCTCCCGCTGCTGCGGGCGTCCGGCGGCACCGTCGTGCTCGTCTCCTCGTACGCCGCATGGACCCACTCGCCGGGGGCCGGGGTCGCCTACAGCGCGTCGAAGACGGCGCTCGCGACCCTCGTCCGCGACCTCAACGCGCAGGAGGCGGGCAGCGGGATCCGCGCCACGCACCTCTGCCCGGGCACGATCGACAGCGACTTCCTCGCGCTCCGGCCCACCGTGCCCGACGCCGCCGAGCGCGCCGCCATGCTCACGCCGGACGACGTGGCGCGGGCCGCGATGTTCGTGCTCGCCTCCCCGCCGCACGTGCGCGTCGACGAGCTGGTGCTGTCCCCGATGTCGCAGCGCGGCGGATTCTGA
- a CDS encoding response regulator: MTADPTDPTTHAPAAIRVLLVDDQALVRAGFRVILESEDGIEVVGEAADGEEGVRLAAGLAPDVICMDVQMPRVDGLEATRRIVADPAIRAGVLMLTTFDREDYLFTALDAGASGFVLKSASPESLVEAVHVIARGDALLSPDVTRRVIERFGRGSGAADDDAPASAAAPTIPTDPRVQTLTDRELEVLRLLAEGLANAEIAERLYLGEATVKTHVSRLLLKLGVRDRVQAVVFAYERGIVVPGAS, translated from the coding sequence ATGACCGCCGACCCGACCGACCCCACGACCCACGCTCCCGCCGCCATCCGCGTACTCCTCGTCGACGACCAGGCGCTCGTGCGCGCCGGCTTCCGCGTGATCCTCGAGAGCGAGGACGGCATCGAGGTGGTCGGCGAGGCCGCCGACGGCGAGGAGGGCGTGCGCCTCGCCGCCGGGCTCGCGCCCGACGTGATCTGCATGGACGTGCAGATGCCGCGGGTCGACGGCCTGGAGGCCACGCGCCGCATCGTGGCCGACCCGGCGATCCGCGCGGGCGTCCTCATGCTCACCACGTTCGACCGCGAGGACTACCTCTTCACCGCGCTCGACGCGGGCGCGAGCGGGTTCGTGCTGAAGAGCGCGTCGCCGGAGTCGCTCGTGGAGGCCGTGCACGTGATCGCGCGCGGGGATGCGCTGCTCTCGCCCGACGTCACGCGCCGGGTCATCGAGCGGTTCGGCCGCGGATCCGGCGCGGCCGACGACGACGCTCCGGCCTCCGCAGCCGCCCCGACGATCCCGACGGACCCGCGCGTGCAGACCCTCACCGACCGCGAGCTCGAGGTGCTGCGCCTCCTCGCCGAGGGGCTCGCGAACGCGGAGATCGCCGAGAGGCTCTACCTCGGCGAGGCCACCGTGAAGACGCACGTGTCGCGCCTCCTGCTGAAGCTCGGCGTGCGCGACCGCGTGCAGGCCGTGGTGTTCGCGTACGAGCGCGGCATCGTGGTGCCGGGGGCGAGCTGA